The following coding sequences lie in one Mucilaginibacter sp. KACC 22773 genomic window:
- a CDS encoding N(4)-(beta-N-acetylglucosaminyl)-L-asparaginase, with the protein MYNRRKFIKISAAGASLAALSKSAIAKTISLKPEGNFPIVISTWDFGILANKEAWKTLEKGGRALDAIEAGARVPEELDITNGTVGRTGTPDRDGHVTLDSCIMDELGNCGSVAAMENIAHPISVARMVMERTPHVMLVGEGATQFAVEQGMKKEKLLTPKAEKAWKEWLKTAKYSPVMNIENGSNRPGGKYNHDTIGMLAIDAKGNISGGCTTSGMAFKMHGRVGDSPIIGAGLYVDNEVGGATSTGVGEEVIRNVGSFLVVELMRQGLSPEDACKEAVHRIIKKKPETAKQIQVGFLAINKKGEYGAYAIQSGFSFAVCDAKQQDLLIPGKSYYK; encoded by the coding sequence ATGTACAATCGCCGCAAGTTCATCAAAATATCAGCTGCAGGTGCCTCTTTAGCAGCACTTTCAAAGTCAGCTATAGCAAAAACCATTTCATTAAAACCCGAAGGTAATTTCCCCATCGTGATATCCACCTGGGATTTTGGCATTTTAGCCAACAAGGAGGCCTGGAAAACACTTGAAAAAGGCGGCCGCGCATTGGATGCGATTGAAGCGGGTGCACGTGTACCCGAAGAACTGGACATAACCAACGGTACAGTTGGCCGTACCGGTACACCTGACCGTGATGGCCACGTTACCCTTGATTCGTGCATAATGGACGAGTTGGGCAACTGCGGATCGGTTGCGGCGATGGAAAATATAGCACACCCGATATCTGTTGCGCGTATGGTAATGGAAAGAACGCCCCACGTGATGCTGGTTGGCGAAGGTGCTACCCAATTTGCCGTTGAGCAGGGTATGAAAAAGGAAAAACTATTGACACCTAAGGCCGAAAAGGCCTGGAAAGAGTGGCTAAAAACAGCCAAATACAGCCCGGTAATGAATATAGAAAACGGCAGCAACCGCCCTGGCGGCAAATATAACCACGATACCATTGGCATGCTGGCTATTGATGCCAAAGGCAATATATCGGGCGGTTGTACCACCAGCGGCATGGCTTTTAAAATGCATGGCCGCGTGGGCGATAGCCCCATCATTGGCGCCGGACTATATGTTGATAATGAAGTTGGCGGCGCCACATCAACCGGTGTTGGCGAAGAAGTGATCCGCAACGTAGGCAGCTTTTTGGTTGTTGAACTGATGCGCCAGGGCTTATCGCCAGAGGATGCCTGTAAGGAAGCCGTGCACCGCATTATCAAAAAGAAACCCGAAACCGCCAAACAAATCCAGGTTGGCTTTTTGGCCATCAACAAAAAAGGCGAATATGGCGCCTATGCTATCCAAAGCGGCTTCTCGTTCGCGGTGTGTGATGCCAAACAACAGGATTTATTGATACCAGGTAAAAGCTATTATAAGTAA
- a CDS encoding GyrI-like domain-containing protein: MYTDYESDYTGFYTAVLGCKVSSLDNIPGGLISLIVPAADYIKYVAKGRLPDCVAETWQQVWSSDLDRKYIADFDVWGVKAQNPDDAEVEIYVGVI; the protein is encoded by the coding sequence GTGTATACCGACTATGAAAGCGATTATACCGGCTTTTATACCGCTGTGCTGGGTTGTAAAGTAAGCTCGTTGGACAATATCCCCGGAGGGCTGATAAGCCTGATAGTGCCTGCGGCTGATTATATAAAATACGTTGCCAAGGGCCGCCTGCCCGATTGCGTAGCAGAAACCTGGCAACAGGTGTGGAGCAGCGATCTCGACAGAAAATACATCGCCGATTTTGACGTTTGGGGCGTTAAGGCGCAAAACCCAGACGACGCTGAAGTAGAGATTTATGTTGGAGTTATCTGA
- a CDS encoding DoxX family protein gives MEIKTILLWVLLLTYVVPGYIFGFQKLIGQKEKVRQFKGWGYPLWLMRLLGFVEVLGSSMMLYGPTRVYGMALFPIILAGAIYTHIKFRDPKKEVMTPVYVGLHLLVIFLLNLSIA, from the coding sequence ATGGAAATTAAAACAATCCTTTTATGGGTATTGCTGTTAACATATGTGGTACCGGGCTACATTTTTGGCTTCCAGAAATTAATTGGTCAAAAAGAAAAAGTACGGCAGTTTAAAGGCTGGGGCTACCCGCTTTGGCTAATGCGCTTGCTGGGCTTTGTTGAAGTGCTGGGCAGCAGCATGATGCTTTACGGCCCAACCCGCGTATACGGTATGGCGCTGTTCCCGATAATTCTGGCCGGTGCCATTTACACACATATCAAATTTCGAGATCCTAAAAAGGAGGTAATGACGCCCGTTTACGTAGGGCTGCATTTATTGGTCATATTTTTGTTAAACCTATCAATAGCTTAA
- a CDS encoding DEAD/DEAH box helicase, which produces MGVSFEEFNFNRQILNAIADAGYTEATPIQQKAIPPIMNGQDVMGIAQTGTGKTAAYVLPIIMKLKYAQGQVPRALIISPTRELAMQIEENVKTFASNTDLRVVVLYGGLGPKTQIENLNKGVDIIVATPGRFMDLYLAGHIVTKTLQVLVLDEADKMMDMGFMPQINRLLEVVPVKRQNLLFSATMSDKIHELSNNFLEYPTIIEVTPQATPAQTVNQLLYHVPNVKTKIHLLKKLLEAEGEITKLMIFCKTRVVADDVYKFLLRKFGEGGVKVLHANKGQNTRINSINSFKNDEVKILVATDVASRGIDVSDVSHVINFDVPVVIEDYVHRIGRTGRALQSGEAITFCGPAEEYYLKKIEKLIKQTIPVSAIPDDVFIEETGYDERQEIAKEIDMQKRKDDPDFKGAFHEKKTLNQHKKFDEAKNKVKYGKAYKAAGGKTRSSSSRKKR; this is translated from the coding sequence ATGGGTGTATCTTTTGAAGAATTTAATTTTAACCGGCAAATTTTAAACGCCATTGCCGATGCCGGTTATACCGAAGCTACGCCTATACAGCAAAAAGCCATCCCGCCTATCATGAACGGCCAGGATGTAATGGGCATAGCGCAAACAGGTACCGGTAAAACGGCGGCTTATGTGTTGCCCATAATCATGAAGCTTAAATATGCCCAGGGCCAGGTCCCCCGCGCGCTCATTATTTCGCCCACGCGCGAACTGGCCATGCAGATTGAGGAAAACGTTAAAACCTTTGCCTCCAACACCGACCTTAGGGTTGTAGTACTATACGGTGGCCTGGGCCCAAAAACACAAATAGAAAACCTTAATAAAGGGGTAGATATCATTGTAGCCACCCCGGGCCGCTTTATGGATTTATACCTGGCGGGCCATATAGTTACCAAAACCCTGCAGGTACTGGTGCTTGATGAGGCAGATAAAATGATGGATATGGGCTTTATGCCCCAGATTAACCGCTTGCTTGAAGTTGTACCGGTAAAAAGGCAAAACCTGCTTTTTTCGGCCACCATGAGCGATAAAATTCATGAGCTATCTAATAACTTCCTTGAGTATCCAACCATTATTGAGGTTACCCCGCAGGCAACGCCCGCGCAAACGGTAAACCAGCTGCTGTACCATGTACCCAATGTTAAAACCAAAATTCACCTGCTAAAGAAATTATTGGAAGCCGAGGGAGAAATTACCAAGCTGATGATATTTTGTAAAACCCGTGTTGTGGCCGATGACGTTTACAAATTCCTGCTGCGCAAATTTGGCGAAGGAGGGGTTAAGGTGCTACATGCCAATAAAGGGCAAAATACCCGTATTAACTCCATCAACTCGTTTAAAAACGACGAGGTTAAAATACTGGTAGCAACAGATGTGGCATCGCGAGGTATTGACGTGAGCGATGTAAGCCACGTAATTAATTTTGATGTACCTGTTGTTATAGAGGATTATGTACACCGGATAGGCCGAACAGGCCGCGCCCTGCAATCGGGCGAGGCCATTACTTTTTGCGGCCCTGCAGAGGAATACTATCTTAAAAAGATAGAAAAATTGATTAAGCAAACCATCCCGGTTTCGGCCATTCCGGATGATGTTTTTATTGAGGAGACAGGCTACGATGAGCGCCAGGAAATTGCGAAGGAAATTGATATGCAAAAGCGTAAAGACGATCCCGATTTTAAAGGCGCTTTCCACGAAAAGAAAACCCTCAATCAGCATAAAAAGTTCGACGAGGCCAAAAACAAGGTAAAATATGGCAAAGCCTACAAGGCAGCCGGCGGAAAAACCAGGTCATCATCGTCCCGAAAAAAACGTTAA
- a CDS encoding helix-turn-helix transcriptional regulator: MNRIDRISAILIQLQSRRVVKAGDIAERFNISLRTVYRDIKTLEEAGIPLIGEAGVGYSIMDGYRLPPVMFTREEATAFLTAEKFVEKFTDATTNAQYQSAMYKVRAILKTSEKDALENLDGSIEVMKSYSHGRTVSNNDHIQTILNSIIHKKVVCIDYFAGHSQENTRRDVEPVGVVYLGSFWHLIAYCRLRNDYRDFRIDRIRKLAVTDVSYNNSKHPTLKAYIAQTAKEKELELVVIRVDKEIYNYLEHQKYYSGFISEKNVGNKIEMTFLTAFIESFARWYMMFGDHAEIIKPDALKDRVAAIITAISQKNLQEQDSY, encoded by the coding sequence ATGAACCGCATCGACCGTATATCTGCCATTTTGATTCAATTACAATCGCGCCGGGTAGTTAAGGCCGGCGATATTGCCGAGCGATTCAACATTAGCCTGCGCACAGTTTACCGCGATATTAAAACGCTGGAAGAAGCGGGTATACCCCTGATTGGCGAAGCCGGTGTGGGTTACTCCATTATGGATGGCTACCGTTTACCGCCCGTAATGTTTACCCGCGAAGAGGCGACTGCTTTTTTAACCGCTGAAAAGTTTGTAGAAAAGTTTACCGATGCTACAACCAATGCACAATACCAATCGGCCATGTATAAGGTGCGGGCCATTTTAAAAACATCCGAAAAAGATGCACTTGAAAACCTTGATGGCAGTATTGAGGTGATGAAAAGCTATAGCCATGGGCGGACGGTAAGCAATAACGATCATATTCAAACCATATTGAACAGCATCATCCACAAAAAGGTGGTGTGTATTGATTACTTTGCCGGTCATAGCCAGGAAAATACCAGGCGGGACGTGGAGCCTGTTGGTGTTGTTTACCTGGGCAGTTTTTGGCACCTTATTGCCTACTGCCGCCTGCGCAATGATTACCGCGATTTCAGGATCGACCGTATTCGCAAGCTGGCGGTAACCGATGTCAGTTACAACAACAGTAAACATCCTACTTTAAAAGCATATATAGCGCAAACCGCCAAAGAAAAAGAATTGGAATTGGTGGTGATCAGGGTTGATAAAGAAATTTATAATTACCTGGAACACCAAAAATATTACAGCGGCTTTATCTCAGAAAAAAATGTGGGCAATAAAATAGAAATGACTTTTTTAACCGCCTTTATAGAGAGCTTTGCCCGCTGGTACATGATGTTTGGAGACCATGCCGAGATTATTAAGCCCGATGCCTTGAAAGATAGGGTAGCCGCCATCATCACCGCCATAAGCCAAAAAAACTTGCAGGAACAGGATTCCTACTGA
- a CDS encoding putative signal transducing protein: protein MAIEQDDKIITFENYYDVMLAHIVRTKLEDNGIPCFIADENTLTANPLYNQAVGGIKLKIFERDLEKCRAILAAEGDMHDLDHVELDEETNSAVICPFCGSTNVRHGEATVEKVHWLTAIVSFLLLVFPFYARKAWHCFNCHQDFE from the coding sequence ATGGCTATTGAACAGGACGACAAAATTATAACATTTGAAAACTATTACGATGTTATGCTGGCGCACATTGTACGCACCAAGCTGGAAGATAATGGAATCCCCTGCTTTATAGCCGACGAAAATACCCTTACTGCAAACCCGCTGTATAACCAGGCGGTAGGCGGCATCAAACTTAAAATATTTGAACGCGACCTGGAAAAATGCCGCGCCATATTAGCCGCCGAAGGCGATATGCACGACCTTGACCATGTTGAACTGGATGAAGAAACGAACAGCGCGGTAATATGCCCTTTTTGTGGCTCAACCAACGTACGCCACGGCGAGGCTACTGTTGAAAAAGTACATTGGCTCACCGCCATTGTATCATTTTTGCTGCTGGTTTTCCCGTTTTATGCCCGCAAGGCCTGGCATTGCTTTAATTGCCACCAGGATTTTGAGTAA
- a CDS encoding copper homeostasis protein CutC, giving the protein MIHEPLAFIHKVKMTNKVSLEVCANSVSSAVAAQDGGAIRVELCENLKEGGTTPSHGQILMARKLLHIKLFVLIRPRAGDFLYTDLEYDIMMADIRYCIDAGCDGVVIGILHADGTVDKDRCIKMVRLAKQWGLGVTFHRAFDMCKDHYKALEDIIEIGCDRILTSGGKSTAMEGATVLNHLVEKAAGRISIMPGAGVNEANVADLVRFTNVTEVHSSARIPVHSKMEYHNDHILLSDVPGDEETTDVTSIDRVKKLIELANGR; this is encoded by the coding sequence ATGATCCATGAACCATTAGCTTTCATCCACAAAGTAAAAATGACCAATAAAGTTTCTCTCGAAGTTTGCGCTAATTCGGTTAGTTCGGCTGTTGCTGCACAAGATGGTGGCGCTATCCGGGTTGAGCTTTGCGAAAACCTGAAGGAAGGGGGCACAACCCCATCGCACGGGCAAATACTAATGGCCCGCAAGCTGTTGCATATTAAACTTTTTGTATTGATAAGGCCCCGCGCCGGCGATTTTTTGTATACCGACCTGGAATACGATATTATGATGGCCGATATCCGTTATTGCATTGATGCCGGTTGCGACGGTGTAGTTATTGGCATACTACATGCTGATGGCACGGTAGATAAGGATAGGTGCATTAAAATGGTGCGTCTTGCCAAACAATGGGGATTGGGTGTCACCTTTCACCGCGCTTTTGACATGTGTAAAGACCACTATAAGGCACTGGAGGATATTATTGAAATAGGTTGCGACAGGATTCTTACCTCCGGCGGCAAAAGCACAGCGATGGAAGGTGCTACTGTTTTAAACCACCTGGTAGAAAAGGCGGCTGGCCGCATCAGCATTATGCCCGGCGCCGGCGTAAACGAAGCCAACGTTGCCGACCTGGTTCGTTTTACCAATGTAACTGAGGTGCATTCATCGGCACGGATCCCCGTTCATAGCAAAATGGAATACCATAACGACCATATCCTGCTGAGTGATGTGCCTGGTGATGAGGAGACTACTGATGTTACCAGTATTGACAGGGTGAAGAAGTTGATAGAATTGGCGAATGGGAGGTAA
- the gldC gene encoding gliding motility protein GldC, producing the protein MKTAEIKLTVTLDDNNVPENIMWESTDSQSKEALPVKSFMLALWDQSYKNTLRIDLWTKDMPVDEMKRFFYETLQTMGDSFLRATGEKNIVEDLRDYCAHFADKMEIKQ; encoded by the coding sequence ATGAAAACTGCCGAAATAAAGCTGACCGTTACGCTCGACGATAATAACGTGCCCGAAAACATTATGTGGGAATCAACCGATTCGCAATCAAAAGAGGCATTGCCCGTAAAATCGTTCATGCTGGCCCTGTGGGACCAAAGCTACAAAAATACCCTGCGCATTGACCTGTGGACCAAGGATATGCCGGTTGACGAAATGAAACGCTTTTTTTACGAAACCCTGCAAACCATGGGCGACAGCTTTTTACGCGCCACCGGCGAAAAAAACATTGTTGAAGACCTGCGCGATTACTGCGCCCACTTTGCCGATAAAATGGAAATTAAACAATAA
- a CDS encoding SRPBCC family protein, with amino-acid sequence MEKLTLKTEIKFKAPAAKVWQGLTDPAMVKEYFFGTNLESNWRVGEPIKFSGEWDGHKYEDKGTILEIDQGKFVTYSYWSSMAGTEDKPENYANITYSLDEENGETTLTIIQDNIKNQEAKEHSEQNWQGMFEGLKKMIE; translated from the coding sequence ATGGAAAAGCTAACGTTAAAAACCGAAATTAAATTTAAAGCCCCTGCCGCTAAAGTTTGGCAAGGCCTTACCGACCCGGCAATGGTAAAAGAATATTTTTTTGGAACTAATTTAGAATCCAACTGGAGGGTAGGGGAGCCCATTAAATTCAGCGGCGAATGGGATGGACACAAATATGAAGACAAAGGGACTATCCTGGAAATTGATCAGGGGAAATTTGTTACGTACAGCTATTGGAGCAGCATGGCCGGTACCGAAGATAAGCCTGAAAACTATGCCAATATCACTTACAGCCTGGATGAGGAAAACGGCGAAACCACTTTAACTATTATTCAGGATAATATTAAAAACCAGGAAGCCAAAGAGCACTCTGAACAAAACTGGCAGGGGATGTTTGAAGGATTGAAAAAGATGATTGAGTAA
- a CDS encoding response regulator — translation MVKFSFRQQVTTGFAISIVLVFVVGVLAYKSIRQLEEDNSWVDHTQHVIKSSTNLLQHMIDAETGVRGFAATGDKVLLDPYNEALPLIDADLAGLKTLTKDNGEQVKRLDTLTAFVNSQRNYLKENIETRNGRGLEFMVASHMFVKGKQNMDMIRALVGRITENENNLLSTRKNNTEKASNQAIIVIVAGSSIFLFIILFLFRYIQGAFEQQKKIEAEIKIANTELGLVLAENEAKNWLLTGTGTLNEKMQGQQSERELSQNILAEVCTYTKAAAGTFYLYDDKEHLLDLYASYAFHNPDLLKKKVQLSEGWLGQVAADEKAAVVRGKLNDRLELSSSVVKELLTETFIVPFFFDKKLKGVMEVAFAGELAEKDRGYILAITNDIGMAVNTAQARTIMHDLFEETQQQAEELQAQQEEMRVTNEELVNKTEMLQASEEELRVQQEELRTINAELEEKASLLEEKNQAIEEARAAINLKVDELETTGKYKSEFLANMSHELRTPLNSILVLARILKDNKPANLSEDQIKYASVIFNAGNDLLTLINDILDLSKIESGKLDMQNEDISVSEIVNDMEMLFAEVASSKKINYTTSIKDVPATVFTDKVRVEQVIKNLLSNAFKFTPENGSISINVKPGAKENTISFAIKDSGIGIPAEKQRIIFEAFQQADGSTSRKYGGTGLGLSISRELAILLGGSISMTSEPGIGSEFVLTIPFEGKVLPVINEEVLPTAQTFKAESNFLKPAKVITREDNSDPLVVIVEDDKNFANILQDYARDHGYKSIMVYEGMRAVEIIKEAKPDAVILDIMLPGKDGWQILKELKADEAIMHVPVHLMSAGEAAANRVRKEGAISFLKKPISTETLDKLFADIMLHSGTRFKQILLVEDHRAQSQALKDMMQGQGITVDQAFDGASAFRMLHENEYQCVILDLNLPDISGLDLLDKIKEVDRFAALPVIVNTAMELDKASVNRLMLYANAMVVKTNKSADRLIDEVNLFLNKISESAGTRQASAPISKPKLPTKGKDAIKGKKVLIVDDDMRNIFALSSALQGYELVVEIANDGEEAIAKLEEVPNIDIVLMDIMMPKMDGYEATRYIRKQNKWAKLPVIALTAKAMKDDREKCIAAGANDYITKPVDMDRLISLMQLWLES, via the coding sequence ATGGTTAAATTCTCCTTTCGCCAGCAGGTAACAACCGGCTTTGCTATATCTATTGTTCTGGTTTTTGTGGTAGGTGTTTTAGCGTACAAAAGCATTCGCCAGTTAGAAGAAGATAATTCCTGGGTAGACCATACCCAGCACGTTATCAAATCGTCAACCAACCTGTTGCAGCACATGATCGATGCCGAAACCGGGGTACGTGGTTTTGCAGCTACCGGCGATAAAGTTCTTCTTGATCCTTATAACGAAGCATTACCGCTTATCGATGCCGATTTGGCAGGGTTAAAAACGCTCACAAAAGATAACGGCGAACAGGTAAAACGTTTGGATACGCTTACCGCTTTTGTTAATTCGCAACGTAACTACCTGAAAGAAAATATCGAAACCCGCAACGGAAGGGGGCTCGAATTTATGGTTGCCAGCCATATGTTTGTAAAGGGCAAGCAAAATATGGATATGATACGCGCATTGGTTGGCCGTATTACTGAAAACGAGAATAACTTACTCAGTACCCGCAAAAACAACACCGAAAAAGCTTCAAACCAGGCCATCATCGTTATTGTTGCAGGTTCATCAATATTCCTGTTCATTATACTGTTTTTGTTCCGCTATATTCAGGGCGCTTTTGAGCAGCAAAAGAAAATTGAAGCCGAAATTAAAATAGCCAATACCGAATTGGGCCTTGTATTGGCCGAAAACGAAGCCAAAAACTGGTTACTTACAGGCACAGGTACGCTTAACGAGAAAATGCAGGGCCAGCAAAGCGAAAGAGAATTATCACAAAATATACTGGCCGAGGTTTGTACTTATACAAAGGCCGCCGCGGGCACATTTTATTTATATGACGACAAGGAGCATCTGCTTGACTTGTATGCATCATACGCATTCCATAATCCCGATCTGTTAAAGAAAAAAGTACAGCTATCTGAGGGCTGGCTTGGCCAGGTTGCCGCTGATGAAAAGGCAGCTGTTGTAAGGGGAAAACTGAACGATAGGCTGGAGCTTTCTTCGTCGGTAGTTAAAGAATTGCTTACCGAAACTTTCATCGTTCCTTTCTTTTTTGATAAAAAGCTAAAAGGTGTAATGGAAGTGGCCTTTGCCGGCGAATTGGCAGAAAAAGATCGTGGCTACATTTTAGCCATTACCAATGATATAGGCATGGCTGTGAACACCGCCCAGGCCCGCACCATTATGCACGATCTGTTTGAAGAAACCCAGCAACAGGCCGAAGAGCTGCAGGCTCAACAGGAAGAAATGCGCGTTACCAACGAAGAACTGGTAAACAAAACAGAAATGTTGCAGGCATCAGAAGAAGAGTTGCGTGTACAACAGGAAGAATTGCGCACCATTAACGCCGAACTTGAAGAGAAAGCAAGCCTGCTGGAAGAAAAGAACCAGGCGATTGAAGAAGCCCGTGCGGCCATTAACCTAAAAGTTGACGAATTGGAAACTACCGGCAAATATAAATCGGAGTTTTTGGCCAATATGAGTCACGAGCTCCGTACGCCGCTTAACAGTATCCTGGTGCTGGCGCGTATCCTGAAGGATAATAAGCCGGCAAACCTGTCCGAAGATCAGATTAAATACGCCAGTGTAATATTCAATGCAGGTAACGATTTACTTACACTGATAAACGACATCCTCGACTTATCCAAAATAGAATCGGGCAAGCTGGATATGCAAAATGAAGATATCAGCGTATCCGAAATTGTGAACGATATGGAAATGCTGTTTGCCGAAGTAGCAAGCAGCAAAAAGATAAACTATACCACCAGCATTAAAGATGTACCTGCAACCGTATTTACCGATAAAGTAAGGGTTGAACAGGTGATAAAAAACCTCCTCTCAAACGCGTTTAAGTTTACGCCCGAGAATGGCTCAATTTCGATCAATGTAAAGCCGGGTGCAAAAGAAAACACGATCAGTTTTGCAATCAAAGATTCGGGCATAGGCATCCCCGCCGAAAAACAGCGGATTATATTTGAAGCTTTTCAGCAGGCCGATGGCTCTACCAGTCGTAAATACGGTGGCACCGGTTTGGGCTTGTCCATCAGCCGCGAACTGGCAATATTGCTGGGCGGCAGCATAAGCATGACCAGCGAACCCGGAATAGGCAGTGAATTTGTTTTGACAATTCCGTTTGAGGGCAAAGTACTGCCGGTTATAAACGAGGAAGTATTACCAACCGCCCAAACCTTTAAGGCCGAAAGCAACTTTCTGAAACCGGCTAAAGTTATTACAAGAGAAGACAACAGCGACCCACTGGTAGTTATAGTGGAGGACGATAAAAACTTTGCCAATATACTGCAGGATTACGCACGCGATCATGGGTACAAATCGATCATGGTTTATGAGGGTATGCGTGCCGTTGAAATTATTAAAGAGGCAAAGCCCGATGCCGTAATATTGGATATTATGCTGCCAGGTAAGGATGGCTGGCAGATATTGAAAGAATTGAAGGCCGATGAAGCCATTATGCATGTCCCCGTGCACCTGATGTCGGCAGGCGAAGCTGCGGCCAACCGTGTGCGTAAGGAAGGCGCTATCAGCTTCCTTAAAAAACCTATCAGTACCGAAACATTGGATAAGCTGTTTGCCGATATTATGCTGCACAGCGGCACCCGGTTTAAACAAATACTGCTGGTTGAAGACCACCGGGCGCAAAGCCAGGCCTTAAAAGATATGATGCAAGGCCAGGGTATTACTGTAGACCAGGCTTTTGACGGTGCCTCGGCATTCCGGATGCTGCATGAAAATGAATACCAATGCGTAATCCTCGACCTTAACCTTCCCGATATTTCGGGGTTAGACCTGCTGGATAAAATAAAAGAGGTTGACCGCTTTGCTGCTTTGCCGGTAATTGTAAATACAGCAATGGAACTGGATAAAGCATCGGTAAACAGGCTGATGCTTTACGCCAACGCCATGGTGGTTAAAACCAATAAGTCGGCAGATAGGCTGATTGATGAGGTAAACCTGTTCCTGAACAAAATCAGTGAATCGGCAGGCACCCGGCAGGCATCGGCGCCAATATCAAAACCTAAATTGCCAACAAAAGGGAAGGATGCCATAAAGGGGAAAAAAGTACTTATTGTTGACGATGATATGCGCAACATTTTTGCCCTGAGCAGTGCCCTGCAAGGCTATGAACTGGTTGTAGAAATTGCCAACGACGGCGAGGAAGCCATTGCCAAACTGGAAGAGGTGCCAAACATTGATATAGTGCTGATGGATATCATGATGCCTAAGATGGATGGTTATGAGGCCACAAGATATATCCGCAAGCAAAACAAATGGGCCAAGTTACCTGTAATAGCTTTAACCGCAAAAGCCATGAAAGACGACCGCGAAAAGTGTATAGCCGCCGGTGCCAATGATTATATTACTAAGCCGGTTGATATGGACAGGCTGATTTCATTGATGCAATTGTGGCTGGAAAGCTAA
- a CDS encoding EVE domain-containing protein → MKYWITVVSKDHITRGVAGGFMQANHGKQGPLTRMATGDWVIIYSPKKSMEGDEKLQAFTAIGQVAADEIYQYKMSEDFKPFRRDVTYYQCKETPIVPLVDKLSFMPNKKSWGYPFRFGFIELPGHDFELIKNQMLINEPTPINNK, encoded by the coding sequence ATGAAATACTGGATAACCGTAGTATCAAAAGATCATATTACCCGCGGCGTGGCCGGCGGTTTTATGCAAGCCAATCATGGCAAACAAGGGCCGTTAACCCGCATGGCAACCGGCGATTGGGTAATCATCTATTCGCCTAAGAAGAGTATGGAAGGCGACGAAAAACTACAGGCCTTTACAGCGATAGGCCAGGTTGCTGCCGATGAGATTTATCAATATAAAATGAGCGAAGATTTCAAACCTTTTCGTCGTGATGTTACTTACTATCAATGTAAAGAAACGCCGATAGTACCCCTGGTAGATAAATTGAGTTTTATGCCTAATAAAAAATCATGGGGCTATCCCTTTAGGTTTGGTTTTATTGAACTGCCCGGACACGATTTTGAGCTGATAAAAAATCAGATGCTGATAAACGAACCAACACCAATAAACAATAAATAA